A genomic segment from Geitlerinema sp. PCC 7407 encodes:
- the lpxB gene encoding lipid-A-disaccharide synthase encodes MTALEKPKNGSGQSAERTYQIFISTGEVSGDLQGGLLVEALYRRAAARKIAIEVFALGGDRMAQAGAELLGNTSAIGSVGILESVPYVIPTLLLQRRARRVLQQRSPDVAVLIDYLGPNLGIGRYLQQQWSQVPLVYYIAPQEWVWSFGSRNTATIVQMTKRLLAIFPEEARYFAEQGADVTFVGHPLVDRVRSAPSRAAARASLGIGETETAIALFPASRRQEIQYLLPVMFEAAQQIQKRLPQARFWIPLSLETYRPAIEAAIKRYGLAATIVSGQSQAIAAAADLALTKSGTVNLELALLKIPQVVLYRVSPLTAWIAQHVLKFSIPFMSPPNLVAMRSIVPEFLQHEATPHNVAEAGLELLLNAERRAQMLADYDAMRAVLGSEGVCDRAAEEILSLLPNQKAIASE; translated from the coding sequence GTGACGGCGTTGGAGAAGCCCAAAAATGGGTCGGGTCAGTCTGCTGAGCGCACTTATCAAATATTTATTAGTACAGGTGAGGTCTCAGGAGACTTGCAGGGCGGCCTGTTAGTCGAGGCTCTGTACCGCCGAGCCGCAGCTCGCAAGATTGCCATCGAGGTGTTTGCGCTGGGCGGCGATCGCATGGCGCAAGCTGGCGCAGAGCTCCTGGGAAACACGAGCGCGATCGGCTCGGTGGGGATTCTGGAGTCTGTGCCCTATGTGATTCCGACGCTGCTCCTCCAGCGGCGCGCCCGCCGTGTGCTGCAGCAGCGATCGCCGGATGTGGCTGTTTTGATCGACTATCTAGGCCCCAACCTGGGCATCGGGCGCTACCTCCAGCAGCAGTGGTCCCAGGTGCCGCTGGTGTACTACATCGCTCCCCAAGAGTGGGTGTGGTCCTTTGGGTCGCGCAACACCGCCACGATCGTCCAAATGACGAAGCGTCTGCTGGCGATTTTCCCGGAGGAAGCGCGCTATTTTGCGGAGCAGGGCGCAGATGTGACCTTTGTGGGCCACCCGCTGGTGGATCGCGTCCGGTCGGCCCCGAGCCGAGCCGCTGCGCGCGCCAGTCTAGGCATCGGGGAAACCGAAACGGCGATCGCGCTTTTCCCGGCTTCCCGGCGCCAGGAGATTCAGTATCTGCTGCCGGTGATGTTTGAGGCGGCGCAGCAAATCCAAAAGCGGCTGCCCCAAGCGCGCTTTTGGATTCCGCTGTCCCTGGAGACCTATCGGCCCGCTATCGAGGCCGCCATCAAGCGCTATGGCCTCGCGGCGACGATCGTCTCGGGCCAGAGTCAGGCGATCGCCGCCGCTGCCGATCTGGCCCTGACCAAGTCCGGCACGGTCAATCTCGAGCTGGCTCTGCTGAAGATTCCCCAGGTGGTTCTCTATCGCGTCAGCCCTCTGACGGCCTGGATTGCTCAGCACGTGCTGAAGTTTTCGATTCCTTTCATGTCGCCGCCCAACCTAGTGGCGATGCGATCGATCGTGCCCGAGTTTCTCCAGCACGAAGCGACCCCCCACAATGTTGCCGAGGCCGGGCTCGAGCTGCTGCTCAATGCAGAGCGCCGCGCCCAGATGCTGGCAGACTACGACGCCATGCGCGCAGTGCTGGGTAGCGAGGGAGTCTGCGATCGCGCTGCGGAGGAAATCTTGTCCCTCCTGCCGAACCAAAAGGCGATCGCCAGCGAATAA
- the lpxC gene encoding UDP-3-O-acyl-N-acetylglucosamine deacetylase: protein MSGATDNFPVSAPDVPGRSQFGVSTAAAQQTLAQPVRQIGVGLHSGARVEVRLLPAAADTGRIFVRTDLPAAPTVAATIGAVSQTTLSTELQHGEAKVRTVEHLLATLQGFGVDNVRIEIDGPEVPLLDGSAKEWAEAIAQVGVVAQSAPRASQPALTRPLWVYQGDAFVAALPASELRFTYGIEFELPAIGTQWHSWQPAREPFGSAIAPARTFALAHQIDQLRAAGLIRGGSLENALVCGPDGWINPPLRFSNEPARHKLLDLVGDLSLLGTLPTAHFLAYKASHFLHTQLTRLLAQRGCQSPQA, encoded by the coding sequence ATGTCAGGAGCTACGGACAATTTTCCGGTATCTGCACCCGACGTTCCGGGGCGATCGCAGTTTGGGGTATCTACCGCTGCCGCTCAGCAAACGCTGGCCCAGCCCGTCCGTCAAATTGGGGTTGGGCTGCACAGCGGGGCTCGGGTAGAGGTGCGGCTCTTGCCTGCGGCCGCGGATACGGGTCGAATATTTGTGCGGACGGATTTGCCCGCAGCGCCGACTGTGGCCGCGACGATCGGAGCGGTCAGCCAGACGACGCTTTCTACGGAGCTGCAGCACGGCGAGGCCAAGGTGCGCACGGTGGAGCACCTCCTCGCGACGCTGCAAGGATTTGGCGTTGACAATGTGCGCATCGAAATCGACGGCCCTGAGGTGCCGCTCCTAGACGGTTCGGCCAAGGAGTGGGCAGAGGCGATCGCCCAGGTGGGGGTTGTGGCTCAGTCAGCGCCCAGGGCCTCCCAGCCTGCGCTGACTCGACCCTTGTGGGTCTATCAGGGCGACGCCTTTGTCGCAGCGCTGCCAGCCTCCGAGCTGCGCTTTACCTACGGCATTGAATTTGAGCTGCCCGCCATCGGCACCCAGTGGCACAGCTGGCAGCCGGCCCGAGAGCCCTTCGGCAGCGCGATCGCCCCGGCGCGGACCTTTGCCCTCGCCCACCAAATCGATCAGCTCCGGGCCGCCGGACTGATTCGCGGCGGCAGCCTCGAAAATGCCTTAGTTTGCGGTCCAGACGGATGGATCAATCCTCCGCTGCGATTTTCAAATGAGCCAGCGCGTCATAAACTTTTAGACTTAGTAGGGGATTTAAGTTTATTGGGAACGCTGCCGACCGCTCATTTTTTGGCCTACAAAGCCAGTCACTTTTTGCACACGCAACTCACTCGGCTTCTGGCACAGCGAGGGTGCCAGTCACCCCAGGCTTGA
- a CDS encoding peptidylprolyl isomerase has product MGMMTGVSLEAEEILQYLKTEMRFKEIYQKVLCRQIVLQTAQERGVAVSPTDVQQEADRLRRELRLEKAADTLAWLAEQMITPEEWEIGISDRLLTRKLAETLYDTEAEAYFAQNRLDYERIMLYQIIVPYAELAREIFYQIEEEEISFYEAAHLYDIDEARRCRCGYEGKIYRWSLKPDIAAAIFGVSVGEIAGPVQTDQGFHLLRVEELIVPELTPEVRKEIVDRLFGEWLKGELNYLLHHTPRPEASGVALES; this is encoded by the coding sequence ATGGGCATGATGACGGGCGTTTCCCTCGAGGCTGAGGAAATCCTGCAGTATCTCAAAACTGAGATGCGTTTCAAGGAGATATATCAGAAGGTGCTCTGCCGTCAGATAGTGTTGCAAACGGCCCAAGAGCGCGGAGTGGCTGTTTCGCCGACGGACGTGCAGCAGGAAGCAGACCGACTGCGCCGAGAGCTACGCCTAGAGAAGGCGGCCGATACTCTGGCTTGGCTGGCGGAGCAAATGATCACGCCGGAAGAGTGGGAGATTGGTATCAGCGATCGCCTCTTGACCCGCAAACTCGCCGAGACGCTCTACGACACGGAAGCTGAGGCCTACTTTGCCCAAAATCGCCTCGACTACGAGCGCATCATGCTCTATCAGATCATCGTTCCCTACGCTGAGCTAGCCCGCGAAATCTTCTATCAAATCGAAGAAGAAGAAATCAGTTTTTATGAGGCGGCTCACCTCTACGACATTGATGAGGCGCGGCGGTGCCGGTGCGGCTACGAAGGCAAAATTTACCGCTGGAGCCTGAAGCCGGATATTGCAGCCGCGATTTTTGGCGTGAGCGTGGGTGAGATTGCGGGGCCGGTCCAAACTGATCAGGGGTTTCATCTGCTGCGGGTCGAAGAGCTAATCGTGCCAGAGCTCACGCCCGAGGTGCGCAAGGAAATCGTCGATCGCCTCTTTGGGGAATGGCTCAAGGGCGAACTCAACTACCTGCTGCACCACACCCCCCGCCCCGAGGCCAGCGGTGTCGCCCTCGAAAGCTGA
- a CDS encoding BamA/TamA family outer membrane protein: MRFSPALMAVFAASATLGFSNPARGQTVDAESSVVVETSQTEGASSEADLSLLETPSPEVLPVEPESAPAASLVLEPDAADVAPQSDRFEAFQISRNADLQLFTGSELAQAGSPPPGTQGPDQETPNQIEFEVSPDGSEPQIEISPELQRRSPADEEIPPEGEMAPEGEMAPEGESPTPDAAGETTDTPAQETEARVLISELDVRGVAGNPAEAELLDAIYSAARTTPGRPTTQSQLQEDVNAIFRTGYFSNVTYEPENTPLGVRVTFVVQPNPILRQVTVTGDEVLPDDVVNEAFEEQYGEILNFRDLQRGIQQVNDWYQENGYVLAQVIDAPEVSQDGVVTLEVAEGEIEDVQVRFLSEDGELTDENDEPIKGKTRPFIITRELQLEPGKTFNRTQVEEDLRRVFGLGIFEDVRLSLEPGQDPRKVVVVVNVIERDTGSIAAGAGFSSASGLFGSVSYQEQNLGGNNQKLGAEVQVGVRELLFDVNFTDPWIAGDPYRTSYTVNAFRRRSISLIFDGGENEVTLPNEDRPRVTRTGGGISFTRPLDDGWTLSLGGQYQRVSLRDADGDLSFVDELGNVLSFDDDGTDDILSVQFGGVRDRRNDRIRPTQGSLLRLGVEQTVPLGGILFNRLRGSYSYYMPVRFTNFTEGCRQEDSTPNDCPQALAFNVQAGTVLGDLPPYEAFSLGGSSSVRGYGEGELGSGRSFVQASAEYRFPLFSFIGGALFADFGSDLGTGDNVPGRPAEVRGKPGSGFGVGAGVRIQSPLGPIRIDYAVNDDGDSRIHFGIGERF, translated from the coding sequence ATGCGATTTTCTCCTGCTCTGATGGCGGTTTTTGCGGCTTCCGCCACTTTGGGTTTCTCCAATCCTGCCCGTGGACAAACCGTTGATGCTGAATCTAGCGTCGTCGTTGAAACCAGCCAGACGGAAGGGGCCTCCTCCGAAGCGGATTTGTCGCTTCTGGAAACCCCGAGCCCTGAAGTTTTGCCGGTGGAGCCCGAAAGCGCCCCTGCTGCCTCGCTGGTCCTTGAGCCCGATGCGGCAGATGTAGCCCCACAGAGCGATCGCTTTGAGGCGTTCCAAATCAGCCGCAACGCCGATCTTCAGCTGTTTACTGGCAGTGAGCTGGCTCAGGCAGGCTCCCCACCCCCAGGCACCCAAGGCCCCGACCAAGAAACCCCCAATCAAATCGAATTTGAGGTGTCGCCGGACGGCTCAGAACCTCAGATCGAGATTTCGCCGGAGCTCCAGCGGCGATCGCCCGCTGACGAAGAAATACCTCCCGAAGGCGAAATGGCCCCCGAAGGTGAGATGGCTCCCGAAGGCGAAAGCCCCACGCCTGACGCCGCTGGCGAGACAACCGACACCCCCGCCCAGGAGACCGAAGCGCGCGTCTTGATCAGCGAGCTAGACGTCCGAGGCGTCGCCGGTAATCCTGCCGAAGCAGAATTGCTAGATGCCATCTACAGCGCAGCGCGCACCACGCCCGGCCGCCCGACCACCCAGTCCCAGCTCCAGGAAGACGTCAACGCCATTTTCCGGACGGGCTATTTTTCCAACGTCACCTACGAACCCGAAAACACTCCCCTAGGCGTGCGGGTGACCTTTGTGGTGCAGCCCAACCCCATCTTGCGTCAGGTCACCGTCACAGGCGACGAGGTTTTGCCCGACGATGTCGTCAACGAAGCCTTCGAAGAGCAGTACGGCGAAATCCTCAACTTCCGAGATTTGCAGCGCGGTATCCAGCAGGTCAACGACTGGTACCAAGAAAATGGTTACGTGCTGGCCCAGGTGATTGATGCGCCCGAAGTCAGCCAAGACGGCGTTGTGACCCTCGAAGTCGCCGAAGGTGAAATCGAAGATGTCCAAGTGCGCTTTTTGAGCGAAGATGGCGAACTGACGGACGAGAACGACGAGCCCATCAAGGGCAAGACGCGCCCCTTCATCATCACGCGCGAACTTCAGCTTGAGCCCGGCAAGACCTTCAACCGGACCCAGGTAGAGGAGGATTTGCGCCGAGTCTTTGGCCTCGGCATCTTTGAGGACGTGCGCCTCTCCCTCGAGCCCGGCCAAGACCCCCGCAAGGTAGTCGTGGTGGTCAACGTGATCGAGCGAGACACCGGCTCCATCGCCGCCGGGGCGGGCTTTAGCTCTGCCAGCGGCCTGTTTGGTTCGGTAAGCTACCAAGAACAAAACCTGGGCGGCAACAACCAGAAGCTAGGGGCTGAGGTCCAGGTGGGCGTTCGTGAGCTGCTATTTGACGTCAACTTCACCGATCCCTGGATTGCGGGCGACCCCTACCGCACCTCGTACACGGTCAACGCGTTCCGTCGGCGATCGATTTCGCTGATTTTTGACGGCGGCGAAAATGAGGTGACGTTGCCCAACGAAGACCGGCCTCGGGTGACGAGAACCGGTGGCGGTATCAGCTTTACCCGGCCTCTCGATGATGGCTGGACCCTGTCCTTGGGAGGCCAGTACCAGCGGGTGTCCCTGCGCGATGCGGATGGCGACCTGAGCTTTGTAGACGAGCTGGGGAATGTTCTGAGCTTTGATGATGACGGCACAGACGATATTTTGTCGGTGCAGTTTGGGGGGGTGCGCGATCGCCGAAACGACCGGATTCGTCCCACCCAGGGCTCCCTGCTGCGCCTAGGCGTCGAGCAAACGGTTCCCTTGGGCGGCATCCTCTTTAACCGCCTGCGGGGCAGCTATAGCTACTACATGCCGGTGCGCTTCACCAACTTCACCGAAGGCTGCCGCCAAGAAGACTCGACTCCCAACGATTGTCCCCAAGCTCTGGCCTTTAACGTCCAGGCCGGAACGGTTCTGGGAGATCTGCCGCCCTATGAAGCTTTCTCTTTGGGAGGCAGCAGCTCGGTGCGGGGCTATGGCGAGGGCGAACTGGGTAGTGGCCGCAGCTTTGTGCAGGCCAGCGCAGAGTACCGCTTCCCGCTGTTCTCCTTCATTGGGGGCGCGCTGTTTGCGGACTTTGGCTCGGATCTGGGAACGGGTGACAATGTGCCCGGTAGACCCGCAGAGGTCCGCGGCAAGCCGGGTAGCGGCTTTGGCGTTGGGGCTGGGGTGCGCATTCAGTCGCCTCTGGGACCGATTCGTATTGACTATGCGGTCAATGACGACGGTGATAGCCGCATCCACTTTGGTATTGGCGAGCGTTTCTAG
- a CDS encoding YdcF family protein — protein sequence MQLKTSPHPRSRKRPARVRPKRRSRLALILPLLCLSLWVGYRKTQALLLRPDAMLVLGGSPDREVFAAEFARQHPHLDIWVSSGSNPEYAEWVFDQAGISPERIHLDYQAVDTVSNFTTLVDELQARKIDSVYLITSEDHMRRAQVIGEIILGSRNISFKPIAVPSTREPEPIEKAVRDGARAVLWLATGRTGTTLSRWLPPKTQLPPDS from the coding sequence ATGCAGCTAAAGACTTCTCCCCACCCGCGCTCCAGAAAGCGGCCTGCGCGTGTTCGCCCTAAGCGGCGATCGCGCTTGGCCCTGATTTTGCCTTTGCTGTGTCTGAGCCTCTGGGTGGGGTATCGCAAAACCCAAGCGCTCTTGCTGCGACCGGATGCCATGCTGGTTTTGGGTGGCTCCCCGGATCGAGAAGTCTTCGCAGCAGAGTTTGCCCGTCAGCATCCCCACTTGGACATTTGGGTTTCGTCGGGCAGCAACCCTGAATATGCGGAATGGGTGTTTGATCAGGCGGGCATTTCGCCAGAGCGGATTCACCTGGACTACCAGGCCGTTGACACGGTCAGCAACTTCACGACCTTGGTCGATGAGCTACAGGCGCGCAAAATCGATAGCGTCTATCTCATCACCTCTGAGGACCACATGCGTCGCGCTCAGGTGATTGGTGAAATTATCTTGGGAAGCCGCAACATCAGCTTCAAGCCGATCGCCGTCCCCTCGACCCGCGAACCCGAGCCCATCGAGAAAGCGGTGCGAGACGGGGCCCGAGCGGTGCTTTGGCTCGCGACAGGCCGGACCGGCACCACCCTCAGCCGCTGGCTACCGCCCAAAACCCAGCTGCCGCCCGACAGCTAG
- a CDS encoding MvdC/MvdD family ATP grasp protein, translating into MKILVLGCPEEAHARHMGQALRAAGASVNYLDTTQFPARLRLSWCPQTAEGTLCFESGDRLSLRDIHSVFWRSLGEPAIAPLDPALQPVARQDAASLLRSLIRACPARWVNSWRAYDFHKEKPRQLQRVHALGIPIPETLVTNDPQEVLAFAQRRDRLIFKPVYGGAHTRQLTPEHLDAARLRHVLGLAPVTLQTYIPGTNLRTYVVEDAVYAAEIRSAALDFREDAQAELIPVALPEAAQRQCVAIARALGLTWTAIDWRQPPDGDWVFLEANPSPMFLFFEQRTGYPITQALVETLTR; encoded by the coding sequence ATGAAAATTTTGGTGTTGGGATGCCCGGAAGAAGCCCACGCCCGCCACATGGGCCAGGCGCTGCGGGCTGCGGGAGCATCGGTCAACTATCTCGATACAACCCAGTTTCCCGCGCGGCTGCGCTTGTCTTGGTGTCCTCAGACGGCTGAGGGCACCCTTTGCTTTGAGTCGGGCGATCGCCTTTCTCTGCGAGACATTCACAGCGTTTTTTGGCGCAGCTTGGGAGAACCGGCCATTGCGCCGCTAGACCCAGCCCTCCAGCCTGTGGCGAGACAGGACGCCGCCAGCTTGCTGCGATCGCTGATCAGAGCCTGTCCCGCTCGCTGGGTCAACTCCTGGCGGGCCTACGACTTCCACAAAGAGAAACCCCGCCAACTCCAGCGGGTCCACGCCCTGGGCATTCCCATTCCCGAGACCCTCGTCACCAATGACCCCCAGGAAGTCCTGGCCTTCGCCCAAAGGCGCGATCGCCTGATTTTCAAGCCGGTCTACGGTGGTGCCCACACTCGCCAGTTGACCCCTGAGCACCTCGACGCGGCGCGACTGCGGCACGTGCTGGGCCTAGCGCCGGTCACCCTCCAGACCTACATCCCCGGCACCAACCTCCGGACCTACGTCGTGGAGGATGCGGTATACGCCGCCGAAATTCGCTCTGCTGCCCTCGACTTTCGCGAAGATGCCCAGGCCGAGCTCATTCCCGTTGCCCTGCCCGAGGCGGCTCAGCGCCAGTGCGTTGCGATCGCCCGCGCCCTCGGCCTCACCTGGACCGCCATCGACTGGCGCCAGCCCCCCGACGGTGACTGGGTCTTCCTAGAAGCCAATCCCAGCCCCATGTTTCTGTTTTTTGAGCAGCGGACCGGCTACCCCATTACCCAGGCCCTCGTCGAGACCCTCACCCGCTAG
- a CDS encoding calcium-binding protein produces MASTIDADIIYAGEGNDTVFGAGGDDFIKGDSGNDELRGEEGNDQIFGDRGLDTIFGGNGDDLVDGGSDADLLFGDAGLDTLLGGSGNDTLLGGSGNDQLLGSIGNDVSVGETGDDELIDTSGNNTLDGGLGNDSLTAGGGIDVLVGDGVYIPGTTLFQGGNDSLFGGNGNDSLYGGYVVINATTGLPQSFLAASGNDTLDGSGGNDLVDGQDGTDVLIGGSGNDTVVGGRGADTVQGAGATGDFEIDLLYGDVPGSTTGAGADVFVLGNSTTVFYDAAGTGDFALIVDFQAGSDKIQLNGSNMMAYGFGISGTETQIFYNGDLIGRVLNITPTNLLNSGSIVFA; encoded by the coding sequence TTGGCTTCCACAATAGATGCCGATATTATCTACGCAGGGGAAGGCAATGATACGGTTTTTGGTGCTGGCGGCGACGACTTTATTAAAGGCGACAGCGGTAACGATGAGCTGCGCGGAGAAGAAGGCAATGACCAGATCTTTGGCGATCGCGGCCTAGACACGATCTTTGGCGGGAACGGCGACGACCTCGTCGACGGCGGCAGCGATGCGGACTTGCTTTTCGGGGACGCTGGTCTTGACACACTCCTAGGCGGTTCTGGCAATGACACGCTTCTGGGCGGCTCCGGCAATGATCAACTCCTCGGCAGCATCGGCAACGATGTCTCTGTCGGCGAAACTGGGGATGATGAGCTGATCGACACCAGCGGCAACAACACCCTTGACGGCGGCCTAGGAAATGACAGCTTGACCGCAGGCGGCGGCATCGACGTCCTTGTCGGCGACGGCGTCTACATCCCCGGCACCACATTGTTTCAGGGTGGTAACGACAGTCTTTTTGGCGGCAATGGCAACGACAGCCTATACGGCGGCTATGTTGTCATTAACGCCACGACTGGCTTGCCTCAGAGCTTTTTGGCAGCGAGCGGTAACGACACCCTTGATGGCAGCGGCGGCAACGATCTGGTGGACGGCCAAGACGGCACCGACGTTTTGATCGGCGGCAGCGGCAATGACACAGTTGTGGGGGGACGAGGAGCCGATACTGTCCAAGGAGCCGGGGCTACAGGGGACTTTGAAATTGATCTTCTCTACGGGGATGTGCCGGGTTCGACCACTGGAGCGGGTGCTGATGTCTTCGTGCTGGGCAACAGCACGACGGTTTTCTACGATGCAGCCGGAACCGGGGATTTTGCGCTGATTGTGGATTTTCAGGCTGGAAGCGACAAGATTCAGCTCAACGGCAGCAATATGATGGCCTACGGGTTTGGCATCAGCGGCACAGAAACACAAATCTTCTACAACGGCGATTTGATTGGTCGCGTTTTGAACATCACGCCCACTAATCTACTGAATTCTGGATCTATCGTGTTTGCTTAG
- the fabZ gene encoding 3-hydroxyacyl-ACP dehydratase FabZ produces the protein MSTLIDVHADNTASEVQVRSQPTPSAPAILAAEDIQKLLPHRYPFALVDRIIEYVPGERAVGIKNVTFNEPHFQGHFPGRPIMPGVLIVEAMAQVGGVVLTQMADMEGGLFLFAGIDKVRFRRPVVPGDQLVMTVELLCVKRRRFGKMQGRAEVNGQIAAEGELMFSLVTD, from the coding sequence ATGTCCACGCTAATTGACGTACACGCCGACAATACCGCCAGTGAAGTTCAGGTCCGCTCTCAGCCGACCCCGTCTGCGCCCGCGATTTTGGCGGCCGAGGATATCCAAAAGCTGCTGCCCCATCGCTATCCTTTTGCGCTGGTCGATCGAATCATCGAATATGTTCCGGGTGAGCGGGCGGTTGGTATCAAAAACGTGACGTTCAACGAGCCCCACTTCCAGGGACATTTTCCGGGACGGCCCATCATGCCGGGCGTTCTGATCGTCGAAGCCATGGCCCAAGTGGGTGGGGTTGTGCTGACCCAGATGGCCGATATGGAGGGCGGACTGTTTCTGTTTGCCGGCATTGACAAGGTGCGTTTTCGTCGGCCTGTGGTGCCCGGCGATCAGCTGGTCATGACCGTGGAACTGCTGTGCGTGAAGCGCCGTCGTTTTGGAAAGATGCAGGGACGTGCTGAAGTGAACGGTCAGATCGCGGCAGAAGGCGAGCTGATGTTCTCCTTGGTCACCGACTAG
- the lpxA gene encoding acyl-ACP--UDP-N-acetylglucosamine O-acyltransferase: MTTLIHPTAVIHPAAEVHPTAQIGAYAVIGPRVKIGPETTVGAHVVIDGWTEIGARNHIFPGAAIGLEPQDLKYDGSISLVRIGDDNRIREYVTINRATRADEATLIGNGNLLMAYVHVAHNCVLEDNIVIANSVALAGHVHIESRAVIGGVLGVHQFVHIGRLAMVGGMSRIDRDVPPYMLVEGNPSRVRSLNQVGLKRAGLVDGDGGRTFQSLKKAYRLLYRSGLTLNEALERLDLLPESEPLANLRRFLVASQQPDRRGLIPGRRRSSGREEA; encoded by the coding sequence TTGACAACCTTAATTCATCCGACTGCGGTGATTCATCCCGCTGCCGAGGTGCACCCTACTGCGCAGATCGGCGCCTATGCCGTGATTGGTCCACGGGTCAAAATCGGTCCTGAAACGACGGTTGGAGCCCATGTGGTGATCGACGGCTGGACGGAAATCGGTGCCCGCAACCATATTTTTCCTGGGGCTGCCATTGGTCTGGAGCCCCAGGATCTGAAGTACGACGGCTCTATAAGCCTGGTGCGGATTGGGGATGACAACCGAATTCGCGAATACGTCACGATCAATCGCGCAACGCGAGCCGACGAAGCAACGCTGATTGGCAACGGCAATCTGCTGATGGCCTATGTCCATGTGGCGCACAACTGTGTCTTGGAAGACAACATTGTGATCGCCAACTCGGTGGCTTTAGCAGGCCATGTTCATATTGAGTCGCGGGCTGTGATTGGCGGTGTGTTGGGAGTGCACCAGTTCGTCCACATTGGCCGGTTGGCAATGGTGGGCGGCATGAGCCGGATCGATCGCGATGTACCGCCTTACATGTTGGTGGAGGGCAATCCGTCTCGGGTGCGATCGCTCAATCAGGTAGGCCTCAAGCGGGCTGGCCTGGTCGATGGAGACGGAGGTCGCACCTTCCAGTCCCTCAAAAAGGCCTACCGGCTTTTGTATCGCTCGGGGCTGACGCTCAATGAGGCGCTAGAGCGCCTTGATCTGCTGCCTGAAAGTGAGCCTTTGGCGAATCTGCGCCGATTTTTGGTGGCGTCTCAGCAGCCCGACCGCCGGGGGCTGATTCCGGGGCGGCGGCGATCGAGTGGCCGGGAGGAAGCGTGA
- the purC gene encoding phosphoribosylaminoimidazolesuccinocarboxamide synthase, protein MSGLEKRYEGKAKILYATDDPDILLTHYKDDATAFNAQKRGSIAGKGEINCRVAAHLFKVLETQGVPTHFIDCPTPNQMRVRAVTIVPIEVVVRNIAAGSLCQQTGLELGTAIAPPLVEFYYKNDDLGDPMLTVDRLLLMKLATPAQVDQLRAMALKVNEVLIDFFQRCNITLVDFKLEFGLRPDGTMLLADEISPDTCRLWDQGETDPNLRVMDKDRFRRDLGNVEHAYQRVLERVLAQTAET, encoded by the coding sequence ATGTCTGGCCTCGAAAAGCGCTACGAAGGTAAAGCCAAGATTCTGTACGCCACAGATGACCCCGATATTTTGCTCACCCACTATAAGGATGACGCCACGGCCTTCAATGCTCAAAAGCGAGGCAGCATTGCGGGCAAAGGAGAGATTAACTGCCGCGTCGCTGCTCACCTGTTCAAGGTTCTCGAAACCCAGGGAGTCCCCACCCACTTCATCGACTGCCCTACCCCCAACCAGATGCGCGTACGCGCCGTGACCATCGTGCCCATCGAGGTCGTGGTCAGGAACATTGCGGCTGGCAGTCTCTGTCAACAGACGGGACTGGAACTGGGGACCGCGATCGCCCCTCCCCTCGTCGAGTTTTATTACAAAAACGATGACCTGGGAGACCCGATGCTCACGGTTGACCGGCTACTGCTGATGAAGCTAGCCACGCCCGCTCAAGTCGATCAGCTGCGAGCCATGGCCCTCAAGGTGAATGAAGTTCTCATCGACTTCTTTCAGCGGTGCAATATTACCCTTGTGGACTTCAAGCTGGAGTTTGGTCTCCGCCCTGATGGCACGATGCTGCTCGCAGACGAAATCAGTCCGGACACCTGCCGACTGTGGGACCAAGGTGAAACTGACCCCAATCTGCGGGTAATGGACAAAGACCGCTTTCGGCGAGATTTGGGCAACGTAGAACATGCCTATCAGCGTGTGCTAGAGCGCGTTCTGGCCCAAACCGCCGAGACTTAG